The Staphylococcus saprophyticus subsp. saprophyticus ATCC 15305 = NCTC 7292 genome contains the following window.
GTGTTGGATTAGAGAATAAAGTCGTAATATCATTGCCTAACCAACCAACGAGTCCAATCATGATAAACTTAGAAATAATCAGCACAGTTAGATAAGCATGCGCTTTAATATGAGACATACTTGCAACGATATTTACGAGTGCACTTGGTGTAAATGGAAAGCACATTAAAATAAAGATAGGAATAACGCCTCTTCGATCGATAAAATGAATCAACCTCTGCACAGAAGTACGTTGCTGAACCTTTTTCATATACTTTGTATTATTTAATCTTCTGAAAAACAAGAAGACAATATAACTCCCTGCAACTGTCCCAGCCCAAGCTAATACAGTACCTATAAACCACCCAAAAGCATTGACGTTTACAATGATAAACACAATGATTGGTAAAATCGGAATAAAAGCTTCAATAAAAGGTAGCAGGAAACCTGCAATATAACCTAAACTACCAAACATATCAAACCAATGCTGTACTTGCTCCTCTGTCATTAAATCAACCCTCATTATAACTATTCTATATAATTATAAGTGTAAAGTTGCTTATTTAAAACTATAAAGTATTCAGCATATGATAAATCGGTCTCAGGAATGAGCTTGCTATCATGTATTAGATGTATGCATACGATAAAAATGCATAAAAAGAGTGCGACGCTATAAACGTCACACTCTTTTTCATTGTCATTACATATTTTAATGTAAGCAATCTAACTTCAAACTACTAGAAAATATTATAAACGTTTTTCTAATGCTTCTTTTTTATCTTCAAATCCTTGTTTACCTAATAAAGCGAACATATTTTGTTTATATGCTTCTACACCAGGTTGGTTAAATGGATTAACACCTAATTGGTAACCACTCATTGAACAAGCTAATTCAAAGAAGTAAACAACGTAACCAAATGTTTCTTCATCAAGACGAGGTATATTTAAAACGATATTAGGTACGCCACCGTCAGTATGCGCTAATAATGTACCTTCAAACGCTTTTGTATTTACTTCATCGATTGTTTTTCCAGCTAAATAATTTAAACCATCTAAATTATCACTATCTTCTTCAATCGTAATATCATGTTTTGGATTATTTACTTTAACAACAGTTTCAAATAAGAAACGACGACCTTCTTGTACATATTGTCCAAGTGAGTGTAAATCTGTTGTGTAGTTTGCACTTGATGGATAAATACCTTTGTAGTCTTTACCTTCAGATTCACCAAATAATTGTTTCCACCATTCATTGAAATATTGCATTGATGGTTCATAGTTAATTAACATTTCTGTATCATAACCTTTTGCATATAAAACGTTACGAATCGTTGCATATTGATAAGCAATATTATCTTCTAAATTCTCAGATGACAATTCTTCACGTGCTTTCGCTGCACCTTCCATCATTGCTTTAATGTCAATACCAGCAACTGCAATTGGTAATAAACCAACAGCTGTCAATACTGAATAACGGCCACCGATATCATCTGGCACTACAAATGTTTCATAACCTTCATTTGTAGCTAATTGCTTCAATGCACCTTTTTCTTTATCTGTAGTAGCAAAGATACGTTTTTTCGCTTCTTCTTTACCATATTTATTTTCTAAAAGTTGTTTAAACAATCTGAATGATACGGCTGGTTCAGTCGTAGTACCAGATTTAGAAATAACGTTTACTGAAAAATCTTTACCGTCTAGATAATCTATTAATTCTTGAGTATAAGTAGATGATAAGTGATTACCAACAAATACAATTTCAGGATATTCATCGCTATTTCTAAATGAAGAAGTTAGCATTTCAATCGCAGCACGTGCACCTAAATAAGAACCACCAATACCAATAACTACAAATACTTCCGAGTTGTCTTTGACCCGTTTTGAAGCTTCTAAAATACGTGAGAATTCTTCTTTATCATAATCAACAGGAAGATCAATCCAACCAAGAAAGTCGCTGCCTGCGCCAGTACCTTTATGGATAGTATTATGAATTGATTTAACTATATCTTTTTGTTGTTGTAGTTCATGTTCGCCAAAAAATTCTAAAGTTTTACCATAATCTAATTGAATATGCGTCATATTGAATTGCCTCCAGTGTTTTTAATTTCATTATTATTTTACTAAGTTTATTTTGACTATTCAAACAACTAGCCTATCGTTTATCAAAAATAATAGTTAAACCTTATCATCCAAGAATAATGAGCTTTATAGTTTATTCACTATTATATACATTACATTTCCCCTTCCTATAACATAAATTCATATTCAAAGCCCTATAAATCGACTTTCATACTGAAGGTCAAAATATTATATGCATATTTATGTATAATAATGGTTTTATTTTCATTCATCATCTGCTATACTATCCATATCAAATTCATAAAAAAGACAAATTCAATCAAATTAAATGAGGTGGCACTATGAAAGAGAAAATCGTATTAGCATATTCAGGTGGTTTAGACACTAGTGTGGCAGTTAAATGGTTATTAGATAAAGGTTATGATGTGGTTGCATGTTGCTTAGATGTCGGTGAGGGTAAAGATTTAGAATTAGTACATCAAAAAGCATTAGATATGGGGGCTATAGAATGTCATATTATTGATGCTACAGAAGAATTCAGCCAAGATTATGTATCGTATGCAATCAAAGGCAATCTAATGTATGAAGGAACATATCCTTTAGTATCAGCATTATCAAGACCTTTAATTTCAAAAAAACTCGTTGAAATTGCTAGCAAAACAAACTCAGTAGGTATTGCGCATGGATGTACAGGTAAAGGAAATGACCAGGTACGTTTTGAAGTTGCAATTAAAGCATTAGACCCTGAATTAAAAGTATTTGCACCAGTAAGAGAATGGGCATGGAGCCGTGAAGAAGAAATCGATTATGCAATTAAGCATAATATTCCAGTCCCTATTCAACATGATTCTCCTTATTCAATTGACCAAAATTTATGGGGTAGAAGTAATGAATGTGGCATTCTTGAGGATCCTTATGCTACACCACCAAAAGATGCATATGATTTAACAAACGAATTAGAAGACGCGCCAGATGAAGCCGAAGAAATTGTACTCTCTTTTGAAAAAGGTATCCCTGTCTCTTTAGATGGCACAGCTTATAAATTAAGTGAACTCATCTTAGAATTAAACAAACTCGCAGGTAAACATGGGGTTGGTAGAATAGATCACGTAGAAAATAGACTCGTTGGTATCAAATCAAGAGAAGTCTATGAGACACCCGCAGCAGAAGTAATTATGAATGCACATAAAGCGCTAGAAACAATAACACTGACAAAAGATGTTGCACATTTCAAACCAGTTATTGAAAAACAATTTTCTGAACAAATATATAATGGCCTATGGTTCTCTCCGCTTACAGATAGTTTAAAAATATTTGTTGATAGTACACAAGCACACGTTACTGGTGATGTACGTCTTAAATTGTACAAAGGCAATGCTATCGTCAATGGTAGACAATCACCTTATAC
Protein-coding sequences here:
- a CDS encoding argininosuccinate synthase; the protein is MKEKIVLAYSGGLDTSVAVKWLLDKGYDVVACCLDVGEGKDLELVHQKALDMGAIECHIIDATEEFSQDYVSYAIKGNLMYEGTYPLVSALSRPLISKKLVEIASKTNSVGIAHGCTGKGNDQVRFEVAIKALDPELKVFAPVREWAWSREEEIDYAIKHNIPVPIQHDSPYSIDQNLWGRSNECGILEDPYATPPKDAYDLTNELEDAPDEAEEIVLSFEKGIPVSLDGTAYKLSELILELNKLAGKHGVGRIDHVENRLVGIKSREVYETPAAEVIMNAHKALETITLTKDVAHFKPVIEKQFSEQIYNGLWFSPLTDSLKIFVDSTQAHVTGDVRLKLYKGNAIVNGRQSPYTLYNEKLATYTKEDAFNQESAVGFIDIFGLPTKVNSMLHGGYKDEQ
- a CDS encoding glucose-6-phosphate isomerase, with translation MTHIQLDYGKTLEFFGEHELQQQKDIVKSIHNTIHKGTGAGSDFLGWIDLPVDYDKEEFSRILEASKRVKDNSEVFVVIGIGGSYLGARAAIEMLTSSFRNSDEYPEIVFVGNHLSSTYTQELIDYLDGKDFSVNVISKSGTTTEPAVSFRLFKQLLENKYGKEEAKKRIFATTDKEKGALKQLATNEGYETFVVPDDIGGRYSVLTAVGLLPIAVAGIDIKAMMEGAAKAREELSSENLEDNIAYQYATIRNVLYAKGYDTEMLINYEPSMQYFNEWWKQLFGESEGKDYKGIYPSSANYTTDLHSLGQYVQEGRRFLFETVVKVNNPKHDITIEEDSDNLDGLNYLAGKTIDEVNTKAFEGTLLAHTDGGVPNIVLNIPRLDEETFGYVVYFFELACSMSGYQLGVNPFNQPGVEAYKQNMFALLGKQGFEDKKEALEKRL
- a CDS encoding TVP38/TMEM64 family protein codes for the protein MTEEQVQHWFDMFGSLGYIAGFLLPFIEAFIPILPIIVFIIVNVNAFGWFIGTVLAWAGTVAGSYIVFLFFRRLNNTKYMKKVQQRTSVQRLIHFIDRRGVIPIFILMCFPFTPSALVNIVASMSHIKAHAYLTVLIISKFIMIGLVGWLGNDITTLFSNPTRLITIVVVIIIVWFVGRKIEKHFMSSSEE